The Candidatus Omnitrophota bacterium DNA segment AAGCCATAACGGTTCACATCCGCGCCCGTACCGACCCCGGCCGTAAGCAATGCTGCCTGAAGACTGGGAACCATGGTTTGGAGCCAGGCATGCTCTCCGCCCATGGAACTGGATTCATCCACAACCAACACAACATCCGCATAGGTTGCGGCAAAAACATTTGTGGAAAGCCCTAAAAGAAACCCAAGGGCCACGAAACCACCTAGAATATTTTTTAGTCTTCTTTTCATACCATCCCCCGATCATTCGTGAAGTATCCCATCTAAATTGAAGCAAAACTCGTGCCAAAAACCAAATAGGCAACGTACACAAGATAACACAACAGAAAAAATCCCCCTTCTAATCGTCCGATACGCCAGCCTGAGCGGAAGATAGGAAAACAAATGAAGCCAACAAGAATCATGACCGGGATATCCACCCGCAAAGCAATAGAAGAAACGGCCAGCCCTCCCGGAACCACCCATCCCGCAATCCCCAAAACAAAAGCAATGTTAAAAAAACAGCTGCCCACAATATTACCCACTGCCAAATCCCGGTGCCCGTGCACACTCGCCACAACCGAAGTCGCCAACTCCGGCAAGGAAGTCCCCACAGCCACCACCGTAAGCCCGATGACCAGTTCGCTCAGCCCCAAGGCGCGCGCCATGGACACAGCCCCATCGACCAACCAGTCCG contains these protein-coding regions:
- a CDS encoding PEP-CTERM sorting domain-containing protein — protein: MKRRLKNILGGFVALGFLLGLSTNVFAATYADVVLVVDESSSMGGEHAWLQTMVPSLQAALLTAGVGTGADVNRYG